In the genome of Candidatus Limnocylindria bacterium, the window GTGGCGCGATGGTAGTCGTGAAAGAACTCGTGGTCGCGGCCATAGCGACCCTGGAGCGGCGACGGGTGGCACGCCCCCGGCTCCTCGACGACAGCGACGACCTTCATCGCCGGCACGATCGTGCGATTCGGGTCTGCGCCGATGACCTCGCGTGCAACGATCTCCTCGGCGAGCACGATCACCGCCTTCGCCGCGAGCGCAGCCTCCTGGGAGACGCCCCACGGTCCGAGGAGCTGCGCGTTGCCATCGGCATCGGCCTGCTGAACGGCGATGACCGCGATGTCGGGCGTGATCGCCGGGATGAGAAGCAGCGGCGAGCCATCAAAGGGAGAAGTTGCGGCCACGAACGTTCCGTTCGCGCGCGGGATGTCGCTCCCGAGGAGCGTCCTGGTCGGGATGTACGGTGCGCCGAGCGCGCCGGCCAGGAGGGCCTGCGCGATCGTGAAGTTGCTGTGGTCGCGCACCTCGATGCGGCGCGGGATCCCCTGCTCCATCGCGCGACGGTACGCGTGCGCGAGGCCGGCCGAAACGTTGCCGATCCATGCGGCGCTCACGCGCCGGACGCAGCCGGCGCCGATGAGCTGATCGAACGCGATGTCGGAGATCGGCCCGATGAGCTCGAGCTCGCGTCTGCGCTGTCGGATCAGCTCGTGCGCGAACGCGAACGGGATGGCCGGCTCGAGCGCGCACCCGAGCGCGACCGACGCCCCGTCGGGGACGAAGTGCGCGACGGCCTCCGCGAGGCTGACGCGCTTGTCCGTTGCTAGCGTCCCTGCTCAAGCATTCCGCTGCTGCTCGCTCCTAGAGCAGCGCATCGCGGAATGCGTCTTCGGATCCGCTCCTCCGGGCAAAGCCCTCGTCGCTCACCTTCCCTTGTATTCGGGCTTTCGCTTCTCGACGAACGCCTTCACGCCCTCGCGCGCGTCGTCGCTCTTGAAGAGGCGGATGAGCGCCTCTCGTTCGATCGCAAGCCCTTCCGCGAGCGACCGCCCGTAGCCCTGCACCGTCGCGACCTTGATCTGGCCGATCGCGAACGTCGGACCTTCGGCGTACGCGCGCGCGCGATCGAGGGCGACCGTCTGCAGATCCGCCGCTGGCACGAGCTCATCGACGATGCCCGCACCCTTCGCCGCCTGCGGCGACAGCGTCGTGCCGCGCAGCATCAGCTCGAGCGCCCGCTGCCGGCCGATGAGGCGCGGCAGGCGCTGCGTGCCGCCAGT includes:
- a CDS encoding enoyl-CoA hydratase-related protein yields the protein TGGTQRLPRLIGRQRALELMLRGTTLSPQAAKGAGIVDELVPAADLQTVALDRARAYAEGPTFAIGQIKVATVQGYGRSLAEGLAIEREALIRLFKSDDAREGVKAFVEKRKPEYKGR